The following DNA comes from Marinilabiliales bacterium.
CCGGATTTTTTATAATCAGCAGGTTTCGTATTTCAGCGCTAAAAATAGATGAGATTGATAAGTTACAGGCGCGCTATAGTCTTGCTAGGCAGAATGATTATAAATTATGTGTGAAAAGAATAACAGTGTTAAATAAATCACAAAAATATTTGCGCGTTATGATTTTATGGTTATTTTTGTAGTGTGAAATAATTAACAGTAATGATCATAACAAATACTTTATTAATGACTTTGCAGGAAATTCTGGATACGATCGACGGCAGGCTGGTTACGGGCAACGGTAACGGAATTCCGGCGCCGGGTTTGAACGGAACGACAGGAGGGGTAAGCAGCAATGGCTTTAATCTTGCTTTTGCATCAGACCTCATGAGCGATGTTCTGACACTAAGCAATGACAACGTGGTATTGCTTACCGGACTTGCAACGCTGCAAACTATTCGTACGGCTGAGATGGCTGACATAAACTGTATTATATTTGTAAGAAACAAAAGGGTGAGTCCGGAGATGGTTGAGCTGGCAAATGAAAGCGGAATAGAATTGATAGAGTGCAGGTATTCCATGTTCAAAACAAGCGGATTGCTCTATCAGGCCGGTTTGGGGCCTGTATACTGATGTCATGCACTTTGAATATGAAATAGAAGGAGGTAACTTTTCAAGGGCTGGTTACGCTTCGAGCGAAGTAAAGAAAAAGCTCCGGCAGCTTAATGTTGACCTGAAAATTATAAAGAGGGTTGTCGTGGCTCTTTATGAGGCGGAGGTAAATGTTGTGGCGCATGCCTGGAGCGGTATTATGAGGGTGGATATAGACCGTGACAGGATAAGCCTTGAAATAGATGACAAGGGCCCCGGCATACCCGATATTGAAAGGGCAATGGAGGAAGGTTTTTCCACTGCCTCTCCTGAAGTGAGGGAGATGGGCTTCGGAGCAGGTATGGGCTTGCCGAATATAAAGAAGAATGTTGACAAGCTCGAAATTACCAGTGAGGTTGGAAAGGGAACAAGAGTAGTAATGGTAACATATTTATAAAGGGGAAGCGGACTATGAAAAAACCGGATTTCCATCATGCGCTGAAGATTGACAGGGATGTGTGCATAGGTTGCACGCATTGTATGAATATATGCCCCACCGAAGCGATCAGGGTCAGGAACGGGAAAGCGGTGCTGATTGACAACAGGTGTGTTGATTGCGGGTTCTGCTACCGGGTATGTCCGGTTAATGCAATAATTGTCGAGCAGGACGACTTCAACAGGATCTTTGAATACAAGGTCAGGGTTGCCCTTATGCCTGCCGTCCTTACCGGGCAGTTTCCTGAAAATGTCTCGCTCAGGCAGATTCACAGTGAGTTGCTTGCTCTTGGGTTTACCCATATATGTGAGGTTGAACATGGGGTCGGGTTACTTTATGGGGTGATGATGGAGTACATGGAGAAGCATAAAGGTACCCGCCCCCTGATATCGGCATTCTGTCCTGCGATAGTGCGGCTTATACAGGTCAGGTTCCCGGCACTTGTTGAGAACCTGATCCATCTCAAGCCCCCTCTTGACATATCTGCATTGGGATTCAGGGAGCAACTTATTGAGGAGGGATATGACGGCAATGATATAGGGATATTCTATATAACACCGTGTGCTGCCAAGATCGCCGCTGTTAAAAGTCCGGTCGGCCAGGAAGATTCCCCGATAACCGGTGTAATAAACATGAATTTCTTATTCAATAAAGCCTATACCAGGGTCAGGCAGGAAAAAGGTGATTCCTGCATAGTGCCTGAGATACGGCAGCTTACACCAAGATCTTTGCTGTGGAGCCTTACCGGTGGAGAATCTGATCATGCACCCGGAAGAAGTCTTGCCATAGACGAGATACACAATGTGATCAATTTTTTGGAACAACTTGAGAACGAGGAGATGATGGATATAGACTTCCTTGAGTTGCGGGCCTGCG
Coding sequences within:
- a CDS encoding 4Fe-4S dicluster domain-containing protein; protein product: MKKPDFHHALKIDRDVCIGCTHCMNICPTEAIRVRNGKAVLIDNRCVDCGFCYRVCPVNAIIVEQDDFNRIFEYKVRVALMPAVLTGQFPENVSLRQIHSELLALGFTHICEVEHGVGLLYGVMMEYMEKHKGTRPLISAFCPAIVRLIQVRFPALVENLIHLKPPLDISALGFREQLIEEGYDGNDIGIFYITPCAAKIAAVKSPVGQEDSPITGVINMNFLFNKAYTRVRQEKGDSCIVPEIRQLTPRSLLWSLTGGESDHAPGRSLAIDEIHNVINFLEQLENEEMMDIDFLELRACDESCAGGVLTTANRFFTVERLRKLAEQLVDDVTHGETGDFLKKQMTISPIEPRSMLKLDEDMSEAMKKLKRVEEITKCLPDVDCAACGSPNCQAFAEDIVQGYAKINQCVFVQRIFENRGILSCEESLRIMKEVWGGDKLDKNC
- a CDS encoding anti-sigma regulatory factor; translated protein: MHFEYEIEGGNFSRAGYASSEVKKKLRQLNVDLKIIKRVVVALYEAEVNVVAHAWSGIMRVDIDRDRISLEIDDKGPGIPDIERAMEEGFSTASPEVREMGFGAGMGLPNIKKNVDKLEITSEVGKGTRVVMVTYL